GCCCGCATTCAATCCTGCGAAACCACCCGGCGCCCTGTGACTTTCGCCTTGCCCTCCAGCACGATATTGATCGCTTCCGTGTAGGCAACGTGCTCCTGCTCGAGGATGCGGGCGGCGAGCGTGTGCTCATCATCGCTGTCGAGCACCGGGACGGACTTCTGCACCACGATAGCGCCGTGGTCGAGCTGCTCGTCCACAAAGTGCACGGTACAGCCGGAGACCTT
This genomic interval from Terriglobales bacterium contains the following:
- a CDS encoding formyltransferase family protein; this encodes KVSGCTVHFVDEQLDHGAIVVQKSVPVLDSDDEHTLAARILEQEHVAYTEAINIVLEGKAKVTGRRVVSQD